Proteins from one Bradyrhizobium amphicarpaeae genomic window:
- a CDS encoding class I SAM-dependent methyltransferase, with the protein MSELFDGYHANYRDVVQSSIDFSGLPHDFFMRAKADLLRDLIAQRLDTERPDMLDAGCGVGSLHPLLHGMVGRLSGIDVSSASLAEARAANSGVDYREFDGRTFPFEDSSFDLVTAICVMHHIVPAEWAHFITEMRRVVRPGGLVCVIEHNPYNPLTRLAVARCEFDRDAVLLSAGKTQKLMAAGGLREIGARHFLLLPWDTKPARRLEEALSGVSLGGQYAAFGSA; encoded by the coding sequence ATGAGCGAGCTCTTCGACGGCTATCACGCCAACTACCGCGACGTGGTGCAATCCTCGATCGACTTCTCGGGCCTGCCGCATGATTTCTTCATGCGCGCGAAGGCCGATCTGCTGCGCGACCTGATTGCGCAGCGGCTGGACACGGAGAGGCCCGACATGCTGGACGCCGGCTGCGGCGTCGGCAGCCTTCATCCGCTGCTGCACGGCATGGTCGGCCGCTTGAGCGGCATCGACGTTTCGTCGGCCAGCCTGGCGGAGGCCCGCGCAGCCAATAGCGGGGTCGACTACCGCGAGTTCGACGGCCGCACTTTTCCCTTCGAGGATTCCAGCTTCGATCTCGTCACGGCCATCTGCGTGATGCACCACATCGTGCCGGCCGAATGGGCGCATTTCATCACCGAGATGCGGCGGGTGGTACGCCCCGGGGGGCTCGTCTGCGTGATCGAGCACAATCCGTACAACCCGCTGACGCGCCTTGCCGTTGCGCGCTGCGAGTTCGACCGGGACGCCGTCCTGCTCAGTGCCGGCAAGACCCAAAAGCTGATGGCGGCGGGCGGCTTGCGCGAGATCGGCGCGCGCCATTTCCTGCTGCTCCCCTGGGACACCAAACCGGCACGTCGCCTCGAAGAGGCCCTGAGCGGCGTGTCGCTGGGCGGCCAGTACGCCGCCTTCGGGTCCGCCTGA
- the ftsH gene encoding ATP-dependent zinc metalloprotease FtsH, with protein sequence MNANLRNFALWVIIVLLLLALFTLFQNPGQRASSQDIAFSQLLSEVDRGNVRDVVIQGPDIHGTFTNGSSFQTYAPSDPTLVKRLYDSKVQITAKPPGDNVPWFVSLLVSWLPFIALIGVWIFLSRQMQGGAGKAMGFGKSRAKMLTEAHGRVTFEDVAGVDEAKQDLQEIVEFLRDPGKFQRLGGRIPRGVLLVGPPGTGKTLIARAVAGEANVPFFTISGSDFVEMFVGVGASRVRDMFEQAKKNAPCIIFIDEIDAVGRHRGAGLGGGNDEREQTLNQLLVEMDGFEANEGVILIAATNRPDVLDPALLRPGRFDRQVVVPNPDVVGREQILKVHVRKVPLAPDINLKTIARGTPGFSGADLMNLVNEAALTAARRNKRMVTQAEFEEAKDKVMMGAERKSLVMTEEEKLLTAYHEGGHAIVGLNVVATDPIHKATIIPRGRALGMVMQLPERDKLSMSLEQMTSRLAIMMGGRVAEELIFGREKVTSGASSDIEQATRLARMMVTRWGLSEKLGTVSYGENQDEVFLGMSVSRTQNASEATVQKIDSEIRRFVEEGYNEATRILTEKRADLEALAKGLLEFETLSGDEIVDLLKGKKPNRESVLEPTTPRASAVPPAGKSPRPRPDADPGLEPQPQA encoded by the coding sequence ATGAACGCCAATCTGCGCAATTTCGCCCTCTGGGTCATCATAGTCTTGCTGCTGTTGGCGTTGTTCACGCTCTTCCAGAATCCGGGCCAGCGTGCCTCCTCGCAGGATATCGCGTTCTCACAGCTGCTGAGCGAAGTCGACCGCGGCAATGTGCGCGACGTCGTGATCCAGGGGCCTGACATCCACGGCACCTTCACCAACGGCTCGAGCTTCCAGACCTATGCGCCGAGCGACCCGACGCTGGTGAAGCGGCTCTATGACAGCAAGGTCCAGATCACCGCGAAGCCGCCCGGCGACAACGTGCCGTGGTTCGTCTCGCTGCTGGTGTCCTGGCTGCCGTTCATCGCGCTGATCGGCGTCTGGATCTTCCTGTCGCGGCAGATGCAGGGCGGCGCCGGCAAGGCGATGGGCTTCGGCAAATCGCGTGCGAAGATGCTGACTGAAGCGCATGGCCGCGTCACCTTCGAGGACGTCGCCGGCGTCGACGAAGCCAAGCAGGATCTGCAGGAGATCGTCGAATTCCTGCGCGACCCCGGCAAATTCCAGCGCCTCGGCGGCCGCATTCCGCGCGGCGTGCTGCTGGTCGGCCCTCCCGGCACCGGTAAGACCCTGATCGCGCGTGCGGTCGCGGGCGAAGCCAACGTGCCGTTCTTCACCATTTCGGGTTCTGACTTCGTCGAAATGTTCGTCGGCGTCGGCGCGAGCCGCGTCCGCGACATGTTCGAGCAGGCCAAGAAGAACGCGCCCTGCATCATCTTCATCGACGAAATCGACGCGGTCGGTCGTCATCGCGGCGCCGGTCTCGGCGGCGGCAATGACGAGCGCGAGCAGACGCTGAACCAGTTGCTGGTCGAGATGGACGGCTTCGAGGCGAACGAGGGCGTGATCCTGATCGCCGCGACCAACCGTCCCGACGTGCTCGATCCCGCGCTGCTGCGTCCGGGCCGCTTCGACCGCCAGGTCGTGGTGCCCAATCCGGACGTCGTCGGCCGCGAGCAGATCCTCAAGGTTCACGTCCGCAAGGTGCCGCTGGCCCCCGATATCAACCTCAAGACCATCGCGCGCGGTACGCCCGGTTTCTCCGGCGCCGACCTGATGAACCTCGTCAACGAAGCGGCCCTCACGGCTGCTCGCCGCAACAAGCGCATGGTGACCCAGGCTGAGTTCGAGGAAGCAAAAGACAAGGTGATGATGGGCGCCGAGCGCAAATCGCTCGTCATGACCGAGGAAGAGAAGCTGCTGACGGCCTATCACGAGGGCGGTCACGCCATCGTCGGCCTCAACGTCGTCGCGACCGATCCGATCCACAAGGCGACCATCATCCCGCGCGGCCGTGCACTTGGCATGGTGATGCAGCTGCCCGAGCGCGACAAGCTGTCGATGTCGCTGGAGCAGATGACCTCGCGTCTCGCGATCATGATGGGCGGCCGTGTCGCCGAAGAGCTGATCTTCGGCCGCGAGAAGGTGACCTCGGGTGCGTCCTCCGACATCGAGCAGGCGACGCGCCTGGCCCGCATGATGGTGACGCGCTGGGGTCTGTCCGAAAAGCTCGGCACCGTCTCCTACGGCGAGAACCAGGACGAGGTGTTCCTGGGCATGTCGGTCTCGCGCACGCAGAACGCCTCCGAGGCGACCGTCCAGAAGATCGACTCCGAGATCCGGCGTTTCGTGGAAGAGGGCTACAACGAAGCGACGCGCATTCTCACCGAGAAGCGCGCCGACCTCGAAGCTCTCGCCAAGGGCCTGCTCGAGTTCGAGACGCTCTCCGGCGACGAGATCGTCGATCTGCTCAAGGGCAAGAAGCCGAACCGTGAATCGGTGCTCGAGCCGACCACGCCGCGTGCCTCCGCGGTGCCCCCGGCCGGCAAGTCGCCGCGCCCGCGGCCCGATGCGGATCCCGGCCTGGAGCCGCAGCCGCAGGCGTAA
- the tilS gene encoding tRNA lysidine(34) synthetase TilS: protein MSDNDLSPISTREARRLFAGLKSAPALVLAVSGGPDSVALMWLAARWRRSLARGPGLTVVTIDHGLRREAAREAREVKRLAAELGLPHRTLRWRGAKPKTGLPAAAREARYRLLAQAARAAGASHVLTAHTRDDQAETLLMRLLRGSGLAGLSAMAPHSERDGIVLARPLLEVPKAQLIATLKRAGIGFADDPTNRDTAFTRPRLRALLPLLAAEGGDARTLVRLAARLARANAAVELLADGAERFLRLRDRGDAPQVGLRSFEALAFAGLPEEVRLRLLLRAINALGHEGPAELGKVEALLAALDQAITTSPRAAAKGRAILKQTLAGALISLAGGRIQIAPAPARRRKGG from the coding sequence ATGTCAGACAACGACCTTTCTCCGATCTCGACGCGCGAGGCGCGGCGGCTCTTCGCCGGCCTGAAGAGCGCGCCGGCGCTGGTGCTTGCCGTGTCGGGCGGCCCCGATTCGGTCGCGCTGATGTGGCTTGCGGCGCGGTGGCGGCGCAGCCTCGCACGCGGCCCGGGTCTCACCGTCGTTACGATCGATCACGGCCTGCGGCGAGAGGCGGCCCGCGAGGCGCGCGAGGTCAAGCGGCTCGCCGCCGAACTCGGATTGCCGCACCGGACCCTGCGCTGGCGCGGCGCCAAGCCGAAGACGGGTCTGCCGGCGGCGGCGCGCGAGGCGCGTTACCGTCTGCTTGCGCAGGCCGCCCGTGCCGCCGGCGCGAGCCACGTGCTGACCGCTCACACCCGCGACGACCAGGCCGAGACCCTGCTGATGCGCCTGTTGCGCGGCAGCGGACTTGCCGGGCTGTCGGCAATGGCCCCCCACAGCGAGCGCGACGGGATCGTGCTGGCGCGTCCACTGCTCGAGGTCCCGAAGGCGCAGTTGATCGCGACCTTGAAGCGGGCTGGAATCGGCTTTGCCGACGACCCCACCAACCGCGACACCGCCTTCACCCGGCCGCGGCTGCGCGCGCTGCTGCCGCTGCTTGCGGCTGAGGGGGGCGATGCCCGCACGCTGGTGCGGCTCGCGGCCCGGCTGGCCCGGGCCAACGCGGCCGTCGAGCTGCTGGCCGACGGCGCCGAACGCTTTCTCCGTTTGCGGGATCGCGGCGATGCGCCGCAGGTCGGCCTGCGAAGCTTCGAGGCGCTGGCCTTCGCTGGCCTGCCGGAGGAGGTCCGGCTGCGGCTCCTGCTGCGGGCCATCAACGCGCTCGGGCACGAAGGGCCGGCGGAACTCGGCAAGGTCGAAGCCCTCCTGGCAGCGCTCGATCAGGCGATCACGACAAGCCCTCGCGCAGCCGCAAAAGGCCGTGCGATCCTGAAGCAGACGCTTGCGGGAGCCTTGATCAGCCTTGCCGGCGGGCGTATCCAGATCGCGCCGGCGCCGGCCCGTCGTCGCAAGGGCGGATAG
- the ybgF gene encoding tol-pal system protein YbgF, whose translation MSSRFKVFTGIVAIAALLPLCTPVFAQTDDDPEMRIERLENQLRQLTGQNEELQYRNRQLEERLRALEGGAQGAPGQAPNVAAMPPAQIGPGQVAPGYRQQPQQQAVQPNYEQPQIAAPAPIVQEQPAPGSPGTRRRGDAFDPNQSPNAPGAPRALGGGAQPMPSGGPGGRGAGEPLDLANTSPRYQQQAAPPVAQPGYPPAQQGYPAPAGAPALTTLPPSATPRDEFDLGIGYMQRKDYALAEQTMKNFAAKYPSDPLLGDAQYWLGESYFQRQQYRDSAEAFLAVTTKYEKSAKAPDALLRLGQSLAALKEKEAACAAFGEVGRKYPRASAGVKAAVDREQKRVKC comes from the coding sequence ATGTCATCCAGATTTAAGGTCTTTACCGGCATCGTGGCCATCGCCGCGCTGCTCCCCTTGTGCACGCCCGTCTTCGCCCAGACCGATGATGATCCCGAGATGCGGATCGAGCGGCTGGAGAACCAGCTGCGCCAGCTCACCGGCCAGAACGAAGAGCTGCAATACCGCAACCGCCAGCTCGAAGAGCGGCTGCGGGCGCTCGAGGGCGGCGCGCAGGGCGCCCCCGGACAGGCGCCCAACGTCGCGGCGATGCCGCCCGCCCAGATCGGACCAGGTCAGGTCGCGCCCGGCTATCGCCAGCAGCCTCAGCAGCAGGCCGTGCAGCCCAATTACGAGCAGCCGCAGATTGCCGCTCCCGCGCCGATCGTTCAGGAGCAGCCGGCGCCGGGCTCCCCCGGCACGCGTCGCCGCGGCGATGCCTTCGATCCGAACCAGAGCCCGAACGCGCCGGGTGCGCCGCGCGCCCTCGGCGGCGGCGCGCAGCCGATGCCGTCGGGAGGACCCGGCGGCCGCGGCGCCGGCGAGCCGCTCGATCTCGCCAACACCAGCCCCCGTTATCAGCAGCAGGCCGCTCCGCCGGTCGCGCAGCCCGGCTATCCGCCGGCCCAGCAAGGCTATCCGGCCCCTGCCGGCGCTCCGGCCCTGACCACGCTGCCGCCCTCGGCCACGCCGCGCGACGAGTTCGACCTCGGCATCGGATACATGCAGCGCAAGGATTATGCGCTCGCCGAGCAGACCATGAAGAACTTCGCCGCGAAATATCCGAGCGATCCGCTGCTCGGCGACGCGCAATACTGGCTCGGCGAGAGCTACTTCCAGCGCCAGCAATACCGCGACTCCGCGGAAGCCTTCCTCGCCGTCACCACCAAATATGAAAAGTCGGCCAAGGCCCCGGATGCGCTGCTGCGGCTCGGCCAGTCGCTTGCCGCGCTGAAGGAGAAGGAGGCCGCCTGCGCCGCCTTCGGCGAGGTCGGCCGCAAATATCCGCGCGCCTCCGCCGGCGTCAAAGCGGCGGTCGACCGCGAGCAGAAACGGGTGAAGTGCTGA
- the pal gene encoding peptidoglycan-associated lipoprotein Pal, whose translation MKHPMRILQGLKLVAVLAVALSMGACANKNAATDAMANAATPGSQQDFVVNVGDRVFFESDQTDLTPQAIVTLEKQAQWLQTYPRYSFTIEGHADERGTREYNIALGARRAQSVRSFLASRGIDANRMRTISYGKERPVAVCNDISCWSQNRRAVTVLNASS comes from the coding sequence ATGAAACATCCTATGCGTATCCTCCAGGGATTGAAGCTGGTTGCAGTGCTCGCCGTCGCGCTGTCGATGGGCGCCTGCGCCAACAAGAATGCTGCGACGGATGCGATGGCCAATGCGGCGACGCCGGGCAGTCAGCAGGATTTCGTCGTCAACGTGGGTGACCGCGTGTTCTTCGAAAGCGACCAGACCGATCTGACCCCGCAGGCGATCGTGACCCTGGAAAAGCAGGCGCAGTGGCTCCAGACCTATCCGCGCTACTCCTTCACCATCGAAGGTCATGCCGACGAGCGCGGCACCCGCGAATACAACATCGCGCTCGGCGCCCGCCGTGCCCAGTCGGTGCGTTCGTTCCTTGCCTCGCGCGGCATCGATGCAAACCGCATGCGCACGATCTCCTACGGCAAGGAGCGGCCGGTCGCCGTCTGTAACGACATCTCCTGCTGGTCGCAGAACCGTCGCGCCGTCACCGTGCTGAACGCGAGCTCCTGA
- a CDS encoding N-acyl amino acid synthase FeeM domain-containing protein yields the protein MESRAEPRAPQIMRGAGIFDRVDYRLIETPEDKDRLYQMRYRAYLHGGLILPSDSHRVSDRYDDAPNAWTFGIYVDGELCSSVRVHVLTSEQRMSYATELFGDVLHPRLDRGEVFVDPARFVADPEQARRFPELPYVTLRLAYLACEHFNADTGLAQVRAEHQAFYRRVFLHEAITEPRSFPNVLKKVALMASDFRSLRERVLTRFPIMRSSVFERRMLFERGNVRAVAPRPVLVAGTAQA from the coding sequence ATGGAATCCCGGGCCGAGCCGCGCGCTCCGCAAATCATGCGGGGGGCAGGGATTTTTGATCGGGTCGATTACAGACTGATCGAAACTCCGGAAGACAAAGATCGCCTTTATCAGATGCGCTATCGCGCCTATCTGCACGGTGGGTTGATCCTGCCGTCCGATTCGCATCGCGTCAGCGACCGCTATGACGATGCGCCGAACGCCTGGACCTTCGGAATTTATGTCGATGGCGAGCTCTGCAGCTCCGTCCGCGTGCACGTGCTCACCTCGGAGCAGCGGATGTCCTATGCGACCGAATTGTTCGGCGACGTTCTTCACCCCCGTCTGGACCGCGGCGAGGTTTTCGTCGATCCCGCGCGTTTCGTTGCCGATCCGGAGCAGGCCCGGCGGTTCCCGGAACTGCCCTACGTCACCTTGCGCCTCGCCTATCTCGCCTGCGAGCATTTCAACGCCGATACGGGACTGGCACAGGTCCGGGCGGAGCATCAGGCGTTCTACCGCCGGGTCTTTCTGCACGAGGCCATCACCGAGCCGCGCTCGTTTCCGAATGTGTTGAAGAAGGTCGCCCTGATGGCGTCCGATTTCCGAAGCCTTCGTGAGCGGGTCTTGACCCGGTTTCCGATCATGCGCTCGAGCGTGTTCGAACGGCGGATGCTGTTCGAGCGCGGGAACGTCCGCGCGGTCGCGCCGCGCCCGGTTCTCGTCGCCGGCACGGCGCAGGCCTGA
- a CDS encoding putative bifunctional diguanylate cyclase/phosphodiesterase has product MQFASQSGEPKQEQASPTISAALIDSLFEAPRPLLAGLVFVSIGAALTALKTSEPLIWACVGLLALAGIARAFDLVLYQKRKSTLTAEGAARWQKRYQIGAMIQAAAIGTWCSTTLLASDDAVAHMIALSVTTGIAAGGAGRAYGRQWIFQLQVSLVFVPIVIALALRGTTFYVAMSVISAAFLFSLMGISANLHRIFMRALVAREREAALAGQFDTALNNMPHGLCMFRVDGQLAIMNHRFGEMMNLPDDLVQSGASATNIIDACIDAGSISRESGAQILHGVRELQVKEIVTADPVPAGERTLSWTIQPMMDGGAVLLLEDITERKSAEARISHLARYDELTALPNRVSFRDEIERLLMNSHSAERLSALLFVDLDQFKQVNDTLGHPCGDQLLCAVANRLREMLRPEDFVARFGGDEFVVFQQNISSSEDAAALARRIVERLSERYRIDNHLVEIGASVGIALTSPEGASADTLLKNADMALYRAKADGRGTFCFFRDEMAATVEARRILELDLRKALANEEFELFYQPLVNLKSGKISTCEALLRWNHPVRGTVSPVDIIPVAEDMGLIVDLGRWILRRACMECMKWPDGVSVAVNFSPQQFHQRDVLSEIRYALEVSGLPAHRLEIEITESSLLRNTQLTHDILSQLHALGVRISLDDFGTGYSSLSYLHNFPMQKVKIDRSFLEGIDADRPLTLLRGVARLSADLGMAVVVEGIETNEQLELISADGTVTEGQGYLFSRPVPAVRVRQLLNASHGRHIHDGQVVSISSRSFA; this is encoded by the coding sequence ATGCAGTTCGCAAGCCAGAGCGGAGAGCCGAAGCAGGAGCAGGCCTCGCCGACGATTTCGGCGGCGCTGATCGATTCGCTATTTGAAGCCCCGCGGCCTCTGCTCGCCGGTTTGGTGTTCGTCTCCATCGGAGCGGCGTTGACCGCCCTGAAGACGTCAGAGCCTCTCATCTGGGCCTGTGTCGGGTTGCTCGCCCTCGCCGGCATCGCCCGCGCGTTCGATCTGGTGCTGTATCAAAAGCGCAAATCGACCCTGACGGCCGAAGGGGCCGCACGCTGGCAAAAGCGCTATCAGATCGGCGCCATGATCCAGGCGGCTGCGATAGGCACCTGGTGCTCGACGACCCTGTTGGCCAGTGACGACGCCGTGGCCCATATGATCGCGCTATCCGTCACGACCGGGATCGCGGCGGGCGGTGCCGGCCGAGCCTACGGCCGGCAATGGATATTCCAGCTCCAGGTCAGCCTCGTCTTCGTTCCCATCGTGATCGCTCTCGCGCTGCGGGGCACGACGTTCTACGTGGCGATGTCGGTCATCAGCGCCGCCTTCCTGTTCTCGCTAATGGGAATCTCGGCCAATCTGCACAGGATATTCATGCGTGCGCTGGTCGCACGCGAGCGCGAGGCGGCGCTTGCCGGCCAATTCGATACCGCATTGAACAACATGCCGCACGGGCTGTGCATGTTCCGTGTCGACGGCCAGCTCGCGATCATGAACCACCGTTTCGGCGAGATGATGAATCTGCCCGATGACCTCGTGCAGAGCGGCGCCAGCGCGACCAACATCATCGATGCCTGCATCGACGCCGGTTCCATCTCGAGAGAAAGCGGCGCTCAGATCCTGCATGGTGTCCGGGAGCTGCAGGTCAAGGAGATCGTGACCGCCGATCCTGTCCCAGCGGGAGAGCGGACCTTGTCATGGACCATTCAGCCGATGATGGATGGAGGTGCCGTCCTTCTTCTGGAGGACATCACCGAGCGCAAGAGTGCCGAGGCGCGGATCAGCCATCTCGCCCGCTACGACGAGCTCACGGCGCTGCCCAACCGCGTCAGCTTCCGCGACGAGATCGAACGGCTGCTGATGAACTCGCACAGCGCCGAACGGCTCTCAGCACTGCTGTTCGTCGACCTCGATCAGTTCAAGCAGGTCAACGACACGCTCGGTCATCCCTGCGGCGACCAGCTGCTGTGCGCGGTCGCCAACCGCCTGCGCGAAATGCTGCGCCCCGAGGATTTCGTCGCCCGCTTCGGCGGCGACGAGTTCGTCGTGTTCCAGCAGAACATCTCCTCGTCCGAGGACGCGGCCGCGCTCGCCCGCCGCATCGTCGAGCGGCTGAGCGAGCGCTACCGCATCGACAATCACCTGGTCGAGATCGGCGCCAGCGTCGGCATCGCGCTGACCTCGCCGGAGGGCGCTAGCGCAGACACGTTGCTCAAGAACGCCGACATGGCGCTGTACCGCGCCAAGGCGGACGGCCGCGGCACCTTCTGCTTCTTCCGCGACGAGATGGCGGCGACCGTCGAGGCCCGCCGCATCCTCGAGCTCGACCTGCGCAAGGCGCTCGCCAACGAGGAATTCGAGCTGTTCTACCAGCCGCTGGTCAATCTGAAGTCCGGCAAGATCAGCACCTGCGAGGCGCTGCTGCGCTGGAATCACCCGGTGCGTGGCACGGTCTCGCCGGTCGATATCATTCCGGTCGCCGAAGACATGGGCCTGATCGTCGATCTCGGCCGCTGGATCCTGCGCCGCGCCTGCATGGAATGCATGAAGTGGCCGGACGGCGTCAGCGTCGCCGTCAACTTCTCCCCGCAGCAATTCCACCAGCGCGACGTCTTGAGCGAGATCCGCTACGCGCTCGAAGTGTCGGGCCTGCCGGCGCATCGACTCGAGATCGAGATCACCGAATCCTCGCTGCTGCGCAACACCCAGCTCACCCACGATATCCTGTCGCAGCTGCACGCGCTCGGCGTGCGCATCTCGCTCGACGATTTCGGCACCGGCTATTCCAGCCTCAGCTATCTGCACAATTTCCCGATGCAGAAGGTGAAGATCGACCGCTCCTTCCTTGAAGGCATCGACGCCGACCGCCCGCTGACGCTGCTGCGCGGCGTCGCGCGACTCTCGGCCGATCTCGGCATGGCCGTGGTGGTCGAGGGCATCGAGACCAACGAGCAGCTGGAGCTGATCAGTGCCGACGGGACGGTGACCGAGGGACAGGGTTATCTGTTCAGCCGGCCAGTGCCGGCGGTGCGGGTGCGCCAGTTGCTCAATGCTTCGCATGGTCGGCACATTCACGACGGTCAGGTCGTTTCGATCTCGTCGCGCTCTTTCGCCTGA
- the tolB gene encoding Tol-Pal system beta propeller repeat protein TolB — MNRRRFMTLTGSTLAMLGGGQAFAQAQPRIRIDPTEFQPIPIAITNFLPGSPSDGDVGNGVTQVITNNLKRSGLFAPIDQAAFIERINNMDVAPQFQNWKTLNAQALVTGRMTRQPDGRLKAEFRLWDVVSGQQLAGQQYFTSPEYWRRIAHIISDQIYERMTGEKGYFDSRVVFVDESGPKERRVKRLAMMDQDGANVRYLTRGADLVLTPRFSPNSQEITYMEFGQGDPKVYLFNIETGQREIVGNFPGMTFAPRFSPDGQRVIMSLQQGGNSNLFVMDLRSRSTTRLTDTPAIDTSPSYSPDGTRICFESDRGGRSQIYVMAAGGGQAQRISFSKDDTNASYSTPVWSPKGDYIAFTRQGGGQFSIGVMKPDGSGERLLTSGFHNEGPTFSPNGRVLMFFRDPGGNGGPSLFSVDISGRNELKVPTPGFASDPAWSPLLSSTAG, encoded by the coding sequence ATGAACCGCCGTCGCTTCATGACCCTGACCGGATCGACGCTCGCGATGCTCGGGGGCGGACAGGCCTTCGCGCAGGCCCAGCCGCGAATTCGTATCGACCCGACAGAATTCCAGCCGATCCCGATCGCGATCACCAACTTCCTGCCGGGCTCGCCGTCCGACGGCGACGTCGGCAACGGCGTCACGCAGGTCATCACCAACAATCTGAAGCGCTCCGGCCTGTTCGCGCCGATCGACCAGGCCGCCTTCATCGAGCGCATCAACAACATGGACGTCGCGCCGCAATTCCAGAACTGGAAGACGCTCAACGCGCAGGCCCTCGTCACCGGCCGCATGACGCGCCAGCCCGACGGCCGGCTCAAGGCCGAATTCCGCCTGTGGGACGTGGTCTCCGGCCAGCAGCTCGCCGGCCAGCAATATTTCACCTCGCCGGAATATTGGCGCCGCATCGCCCACATCATCTCCGACCAGATCTACGAGCGGATGACCGGCGAGAAGGGCTATTTCGACAGCCGCGTGGTGTTCGTGGACGAGAGCGGTCCGAAGGAGCGCCGCGTCAAGCGGCTCGCGATGATGGACCAGGACGGCGCCAATGTGCGCTATCTGACCCGCGGCGCCGACCTCGTGCTGACGCCGCGTTTCTCGCCGAACTCGCAAGAGATCACCTATATGGAGTTCGGCCAGGGCGATCCGAAGGTCTATCTGTTCAACATCGAGACCGGCCAGCGCGAGATCGTCGGCAACTTCCCCGGCATGACCTTCGCGCCGCGCTTCTCGCCGGACGGCCAGCGCGTCATCATGAGCCTGCAGCAGGGCGGCAATTCCAATCTGTTCGTGATGGATCTGCGCTCGCGCTCGACCACGCGCCTCACCGACACGCCGGCGATCGACACGTCTCCGTCCTACTCGCCGGACGGCACCCGCATCTGCTTCGAGTCCGATCGTGGCGGCCGGTCGCAGATCTATGTGATGGCGGCGGGCGGCGGACAGGCGCAGCGGATCTCCTTCTCCAAGGACGATACCAACGCCAGCTATTCGACCCCGGTATGGTCGCCGAAGGGCGATTACATCGCCTTCACCAGGCAGGGCGGCGGGCAGTTCTCGATCGGCGTGATGAAGCCGGACGGGTCCGGCGAGCGGCTGCTCACCTCGGGCTTCCACAATGAAGGTCCGACCTTCTCGCCGAACGGCCGCGTGCTGATGTTCTTCCGCGATCCCGGCGGCAATGGCGGGCCGTCGCTGTTTAGCGTCGACATCTCGGGTCGCAACGAGCTCAAGGTGCCGACGCCGGGCTTCGCTTCCGACCCGGCATGGTCGCCGCTGCTATCCTCGACGGCGGGCTGA
- a CDS encoding protein TolA → MKVNVDKTLVASIALHVLVLGWGLVTFSSKAYIAPEESLPIDIISTDQLAKMMAGQKTGKKEEPKPKVEKIAEAKPEEDAVGKVTEKKELIKTNSQPEPPPKPVEKPVEKKPEPPKPVAEAKPKEEPKPPEKKPDPAKEDPIAELQKKLETKKPPPKPVEQKVAAVQPQQQPKPKERSFDPAQIQRDLDKRAATRHEQTGSALNASASLGAATGTAANNIATWRGAFQGAVKRCFTPTYNGQDADQYEADIDIPMKIDGSLASDPIVVAVRGPSRSIAQAVAESAKRAIVQCQVYSFMPKQQYDSWKLIPMTFGLKDML, encoded by the coding sequence GTGAAGGTGAACGTCGACAAGACACTCGTTGCGTCGATTGCCCTCCACGTGCTCGTGCTGGGATGGGGGCTCGTCACCTTCAGCAGCAAGGCCTACATCGCGCCGGAAGAGTCGCTCCCGATCGATATCATCTCGACCGATCAGCTCGCCAAGATGATGGCCGGGCAGAAGACCGGCAAGAAGGAAGAGCCCAAGCCCAAGGTCGAGAAGATCGCGGAAGCCAAGCCCGAGGAAGACGCCGTCGGCAAGGTCACCGAGAAGAAAGAGCTGATCAAGACCAATTCGCAGCCGGAGCCGCCGCCGAAACCGGTCGAGAAGCCGGTGGAGAAGAAGCCCGAGCCGCCCAAGCCCGTCGCCGAGGCCAAGCCGAAGGAAGAGCCGAAGCCGCCGGAAAAGAAGCCCGACCCGGCCAAGGAAGATCCGATCGCCGAGCTGCAGAAGAAGCTGGAGACCAAGAAGCCGCCGCCGAAGCCGGTTGAGCAAAAGGTTGCGGCGGTGCAGCCGCAGCAACAGCCCAAGCCGAAGGAGCGCAGCTTCGATCCCGCGCAGATCCAGCGCGACCTCGACAAGCGTGCCGCGACCCGGCACGAGCAGACCGGCTCGGCGCTGAATGCGTCGGCCTCGCTGGGAGCGGCGACCGGGACGGCTGCCAACAACATTGCGACCTGGCGCGGTGCGTTCCAAGGCGCTGTGAAGCGTTGCTTCACGCCGACCTATAACGGGCAGGATGCCGACCAGTACGAAGCCGACATCGACATTCCCATGAAAATCGACGGATCGCTGGCGTCCGACCCCATCGTGGTCGCGGTGAGGGGACCGTCGCGGTCGATCGCCCAGGCAGTGGCGGAGAGCGCCAAGCGCGCCATCGTGCAGTGTCAGGTCTACTCGTTCATGCCGAAGCAGCAGTATGATAGCTGGAAGCTCATTCCGATGACTTTCGGCCTGAAAGATATGTTGTGA